One Pararge aegeria chromosome 4, ilParAegt1.1, whole genome shotgun sequence DNA segment encodes these proteins:
- the LOC120637667 gene encoding uncharacterized protein LOC120637667: protein MDNTTPFQPWAADDNAKNVKTEQELVDDAKLHRENVNHPKHRQTASYDKEIVDAPSVVPGPSSATGSGVNPVGEKEPKMDSSKVASMQQIVENTLSQEGRQRVSQILEAVEALSGAERLLLYLRLPTGVPPHDPLKQPLNPLGSRAELQQTVTWIQTHLEVDPDVSLPKQDVYDEYIAHCMSSNMKPLSTADFGKVMKQVYPTVRPRRLGTRGNSRYCYAGLRKKVKLEVPQLPDLGESSKEPTVMKESERIVCEWAESKFGIKFFNITDLSRHLVSPLGPASESPPPHTAHGPPEETPGPQLMKQQLKRKLQTQATPGRPKKNKGQEVAGESPPSASYVGMHSSVKHESEMPEQSYAYQPAYSPMYDVRQPYAYAPPPRAHPPHAPPAPHPVLPVHEYRPDPYAFEPAYAPRDLSVPPDTAHNLPINLSSDASLDLSTERGEWPRRRPPDPPAPHVPPAPPAARLPLPGKKLILETYQSETQAGSRSVATHQPEEFPRTEYLPKKMRAAEILGGKLSATRQALVGHEPTPSSSSASAEPSVRPEVVFLEDSKNLTSRSKSTAAALAREEQEAASPTRSVKAPTPKCSRTRIRKFYSRVKDPSPDAAERPERLATPDSCCGLDGINIKTGMICEEKHSEILNRERVISICNIDKHDLDDYLNEGNSQEHEEELLQYFHQRDADQDTTANANPADSFLETGQDPHDEHSQGKSEKISQLRELLAKNLKNQSGSNAQSVKNNQDSKKTIGTESHVIKTTIADGAFKPLGNGTVEIVNGTNLLKGHEVNISKNSDTAPNENGISVTCTSENNHNHNQLMAAVGGSHLYNGNCHNEPQSPTTRTQQYDFVPISDGCHSPGNFHSKSPLGFGQRGNSPTKTNKPVIMGGSLQTSPISHSTAASPFVSPRNTPVPRSRFCSRPIPKHNGRKKRNPLTLGVNDPCSKQFAIPNDQKFMPKTSLSGPNIKYCQPMSAPPSPNILSHYKQQMVQNSGIPNGGSNMCLSFIPNAFRENINGELAQPLSADPLSSEVSRFFQEPVLNYRLGHDTSFRSQSVPLKQAPMNISLLSYNNTPVGSVPPTPVPNEFCDFGSLADTCDISKAGLNPETLDKIYDAIDSSNGVLNAGASTTIINTNDALTNGCDPLPDQQILTDDQLQSLMPSSTELLGRSGQYSESFPNDAASADNVEEFLKRTNSIDYDLSELVTEKNKYYTSRSVPSTPLPYKRTAPNLQIDSRLSRELFTAENNYSNISNGISSKSVPSTPQLAEDRSVFSYSNRDFLINGNSVDMCNSNQMRSVENDQGLTSPLDMLREDILVDPLTPSIDPLLADLDKMDGTPYVDL from the exons ATGGATAATACGACTCCATTTCAACCTTGGGCAGCTGACGATAAtgctaaaaatgttaaaactgaACAAGAATTAGTGGATGACGCGAAACTTCATCGGGAAAATGTCAATCATCCAAAACATAGGCAAACTGCGTCTTACGATAAAGAAATCGTCGACGCTCCAAGTGTTGTTCCTGGACCCTCGAGTGCCACGGGTTCCGGTGTCAATCCCGTCGGTGAAAAAGAGCCCAAAATGGACTCTAGCAAAGTAGCTTCCATGCAACAAATTGTTGAGAACACTCTCAG tcAAGAAGGACGGCAAAGAGTATCCCAAATACTTGAGGCAGTGGAGGCTCTAAGTGGAGCAGAGAGACTGTTATTGTATCTCCGACTACCGACTGGTGTACCTCCTCATGATCCGCTCAAACAGCCTCTTAACCCATTAGGTTCAAG AGCTGAACTCCAACAAACTGTGACATGGATACAAACACATTTGGAGGTAGACCCCGATGTTTCATTGCCTAAGCAGGATGTTTATGATGAATATAT aGCTCACTGTATGAGTAGCAATATGAAACCTTTATCAACTGCTGACTTCGGTAAGGTTATGAAGCAGGTGTATCCTACTGTACGGCCGAGGCGACTTGGAACGAGGGGAAATTCGAG gtactgCTATGCAGGGCTCCGTAAAAAGGTTAAACTTGAAGTACCGCAGCTACCTGATTTGGGTGAATCGTCTAAG gAACCCACTGTAATGAAAGAAAGTGAAAGAATCGTTTGTGAATGGGCTGAAAGTAAATTTG gtattaagttttttaacatAACGGATCTGTCGAGACATCTGGTGTCCCCACTCGGTCCCGCCAGCGAGTCTCCACCACCACACACCGCACACG GTCCACCGGAGGAAACGCCTGGCCCTCAGCTGATGAAACAGCAGCTAAAACGAAAGTTACAG ACGCAGGCCACACCGGGAAGGCCCAAGAAAAACAAGGGACAAGAAGTCGCCGGGGAATCGCCGCCTTCTGCCTCGTATGTCGGTATGCACTCGTCTGTCAAGCACGAAAGTGAAATGCCCGAGCAGAGTTACGCTTACCAGCCGGCCTATAGCCCTATGTACGACGTGCGGCAACCCTACGCATACGCGCCGCCACCGCGAGCGCACCCGCCGCACGCGCCCCCCGCGCCCCACCCCGTGCTGCCCGTGCACGAGTATCGCCCCGACCCCTACGCTTTCGAGCCGGCCTACGCGCCACGCGATCTTTCCGTTCCGCCCGACACCGCACACAACCTGCCCATAAACTTAAGCAGCGACGCCTCGCTCGACCTGTCCACGGAGCGAGGCGAGTGGCCGCGACGCCGACCGCCCGACCCCCCCGCCCCGCACGTACCACCCGCCCCACCCGCCGCGCGTCTCCCGCtacccggcaagaaactcatcttGGAGACGTATCAGAGCGAGACCCAAGCTGGATCCCGCTCTGTCGCGACCCACCAGCCCGAAGAGTTTCCGCGCACTGAATATCTGCCAAAAAAGATGCGCGCTGCAGAAATCCTGGGCGGCAAGCTATCCGCGACGCGGCAGGCACTCGTCGGGCACGAGCCGACGCCCTCATCTTCCTCCGCCAGCGCAGAGCCGTCCGTACGACCCGAGGTTGTTTTTTTAGAGGATTCAAAAAACTTAACGAGCCGGTCCAAAAGCACCGCCGCGGCGCTGGCCCGggaggaacaggaggcggcgaGTCCGACACGGTCGGTGAAGGCTCCGACGCCTAAGTGCAGCCGCACGAGGATTCGCAAGTTCTACTCGCGCGTGAAAGATCCGTCTCCGGACGCGGCTGAGCGGCCCGAGCGCCTCGCGACACCCGACTCGTGCTGCGGCCTTGACGGCATCAACATCAAGACTGGGATGATATGCGAGGAGAAGCACTCTGAAATCTTGAATCGAGAGCGCGTGATAAGTATCTGTAACATCGACAAGCACGACCTGGACGACTACCTCAACGAGGGCAACAGTCAGGAGCACGAGGAGGAGTTGTTGCAATACTTCCATCAGCGCGACGCCGATCAAGATACGACGGCCAACGCGAACCCTGCCGATAGTTTTTTAGAAACAGGTCAGGACCCACACGACGAACACAGTCAAGGCAAAAGTGAAAAAATATCGCAATTGCGAGAATTGCTGGCTAAGAATTTAAAGAATCAGAGTGGGTCCAATGCTCAAAGTGTAAAAAATAACCAAGATTCTAAAAAAACGATCGGTACGGAATCACATGTCATTAAAACAACCATTGCGGACGGGGCATTCAAGCCGCTCGGTAACGGTACTGTTGAAATTGTAAATGGTACGAATTTGTTGAAAGGCCATGAagttaatattagtaaaaatagtGATACTGCTCCAAACGAAAATGGGATTTCAGTGACTTGTACGTCTGAAAATAATCATAATCACAATCAATTAATGGCTGCAGTTGGTGGATCTCATCTTTATAACGGCAATTGTCATAACGAGCCCCAAAGTCCAacgaccagaacacagcaatacgACTTTGTACCTATATCTGATGGATGCCATTCACCTGGGAATTTCCATTCAAAATCTCCTTTAGGATTCGGACAGCGAGGAAATAGCCCCactaaaacaaataaaccaGTTATTATGGGGGGATCCTTACAAACGTCTCCCATTTCGCATAGTACGGCAGCTAGCCCATTCGTGAGCCCAAGAAACACTCCAGTGCCAAGATCACGTTTCTGCTCCCGGCCTATTCCGAAGCATAATGGTAGAAAAAAACGTAATCCTCTTACCCTAGGCGTAAACGATCCATGTAGTAAACAATTTGCCATACCAAATGATCAGAAATTCATGCCGAAAACCTCTTTAAGTGGTCCTAATATTAAGTATTGCCAACCTATGTCAGCACCGCCTTCTCCAAACATTCTTTCACATTATAAGCAGCAAATGGTCCAAAACTCTGGTATTCCCAACGGTGGCAGCAATATGTGTTTGAGCTTTATCCCAAACGCATTCCGGGAGAATATTAACGGTGAATTAGCACAACCGTTGTCTGCAGATCCTTTATCCAGCGAGGTGAGTCGATTTTTTCAAGAACCAGTCCTCAATTATAGACTCGGTCATGACACCTCATTCAGATCACAATCAGTGCCACTCAAACAGGCACCGATGAACATCAGCTTATTAAGCTATAACAACACTCCAGTGGGTTCCGTGCCCCCGACGCCAGTGCCAAACGAGTTTTGTGACTTTGGCTCTCTCGCAGACACGTGCGACATATCCAAAGCCGGTCTAAACCCTGAAACTTTAGACAAAATATATGACGCAATCGACAGTAGCAACGGTGTACTTAACGCAGGAGCATCGACGACcattataaatacaaatgatGCTTTAACTAATGGTTGCGATCCATTGCCTGACCAGCAAATTCTGACTGATGATCAGTTGCAGTCTCTCATGCCTAGTAGTACTGAACTGCTCGGTAGAAGCGGCCAGTATAGCGAATCATTCCCAAACGATGCGGCGAGTGCTGATAACGTCGAAGAGTTCTTGAAACGAACGAACAGTATTGATTATGATTTATCAGAACTGGTAactgagaaaaataaatattatacctcACGCTCAGTTCCCAGCACACCTCTACCTTATAAACGGACAGCGCCAAATTTACAAATCGATTCTCGTCTTTCTAGAGAGCTGTTCACTGCTGAGAATAACTATTCTAACATTTCGAACGGCATATCTTCAAAGTCTGTCCCATCAACGCCACAGTTGGCCGAAGATAGAAGTGTTTTTAGCTACAGTAATAGAGATTTTCTTATCAATGGGAATTCCGTCGACATGTGCAACTCCAATCAAATGCGTTCCGTAGAAAACGACCAAGGCCTAACTTCACCGCTTGACATGTTACGAGAGGACATATTAGTAGATCCATTGACCCCATCCATAGATCCTTTGCTGGCAGACCTTGACAAAATGGATGGAACACCATATGTTGACCTCTAG
- the LOC120637714 gene encoding zinc finger protein 845-like, with amino-acid sequence MAEDIDIDIEEHDLLKNPAIQRIFPDLSVLKQEIMDFDQGFPEEPENFKETYNNILFDKFNNTTGNVAALGSKAQSNVANNFQTKIILGSKPHKPKNEFKFYLKKDVKVILQNIAPYLTRTMRFCDVCLTLFPHKGSLNDHKLTAHPSLHHSSKEDIPVSENKKGYKCVLCDVRFTTQGSLRRHNKNVHNINQRNKEETINSLINEHNAMDKTYDLQTHHISNVCKPCFHCEKLFPNQQDLIDHLYTILYAKKAQVTLENIGEKEIKQEERSIDKSDVHLQKNENAITYLDIDSQRKVNESQSIYSCPICSYYFIEEMFYRSHVIVKHKVMKNMQIDKSSFNPMCKFCNVKYDDILSYNAHLRKSHKIEMLKSFDSVLQSYNVGARQSNSYNLLIPKATTVDINSKHGQLSASVNNSEKQDSLKPIYDNIRVAVSKILLFKCSECDIHFVTSDAAFKHFNHLESQKNWECKNCNRLFQDKDANVHEKQHKYSNYFKTVKIYAETQPRILYKCLMCSVHFSSKGKISEHCSICELEHSRSTESWYCKICDILIESSTNPSHKEDHTVNNFTPADFKIIDIQSPILKNISKNHSKNCCDDPYKLVKPSIDSKNPGRKNIKNKHNNVKISKSLSAKTNLTYNYCNVCKCNICRVYKTDVHLRLLCVNIVKCICKYCGLMFSNISITSHRRLHHNYKALKLQDFTFYNLQTNKLMKPLIPEFPKCELCEKHFISKVEMKGHLCVINSNIICSICKLKFSETAYKLHLPFHSYKLKSRIKLSNELIDKDESRHDLNKMNGSILSSKDIIPVIYTCKNCNVSMSKYDEVIEHCHLHTNLNKVEVNAVECSTCQIKFVDSSYNKHEELHKNLKILNFRRIYFDVVYFGSDNNKWLKHIFKSLCKYKVNKLIWDSIYKYETRIKMAVIQEGPSNFIIYKCEKCQCIIDCNSTYSHIATCCPSSEISDCTFCDLSFSCSMTRNNHEKIHATSDITMNSYRIVVFNREQDRNVNYNISNFKKCYVVYQCRYCHVLVESYNYTYHICFRNDSTKCNVCGLLLFAENINEHILKHKLVPSFNENKIKVVLLGSKMKENAILQKNNILEPSFNGIVCDYTFYKCIDCEVCVRDVRNTVQHSCLIDAAKSQCIKCDLIFDEGKLKGHLKLHDTDPDFTRETILVKPFTNRKPSESVYKHNETFAFGIEINGKSKNENTNHIKTTSVQARVNTITAKLYKCSCGLHYVQQSSLEEHMKKCSGKNKSVQNCSKCCLSFTSDVLFKHLLEHHGDKNVIYKYEIVDNLKVGHLKI; translated from the exons ATGGCAGAAGAcattgatattgatatagaaGAGCACGACCTCTTAAAAAATCCAGCAATACAAAGAATTTTCCCAGATCTATCTGTGCTGAAGCAAGAAATTATGGACTTTGATCAAG GTTTTCCAGAGGAACCAGAAAATTTCAAGGaaacttataacaatattttatttgataaatttaacaACACTACTGGGAATGTAGCTGCCTTGGGCTCAAAAGCGCAATCAAATGttgcaaataattttcaaactaaaattatacTTGGATCCAAACCACACAAACCAAAAaacgaatttaaattttatttaaaaaaagatgtcaaggttatattacaaaatatagcaCCTTATTTAACAAGAACAATGAGGTTTTGTGATGTTTGTTTAACACTATTTCCTCACAAAGGGTCTCTAAATGATCACAAACTAACTGCGCATCCATCCCTGCATCATAGCTCTAAAGAAGATATTCCTGTAAGCGAGAATaaaaaaggatataaatgtgTTCTATGTGACGTGAGGTTTACTACGCAAGGTAGCCTGAGAAGAcacaataaaaatgttcataatATCAATCAAAGAAACAAAGAAGAAACAATTAACAGCCTGATTAACGAACATAATGCTATGGACAAAACTTATGATCTCCAAACACATCATATCAGTAACGTTTGTAAACCTTGCTTCCATTGTGAAAAACTATTTCCAAATCAACAAGATCTCATTGATCATTTATATACTATTCTTTATGCTAAGAAAGCGCAGGTTACACTGGAAAATATAGgcgaaaaagaaataaaacaagaagAAAGATCAATAGATAAAAGTGATgtacatttacaaaaaaatgaaaatgcaaTTACATATTTAGATATAGACAGCCAAAGAAAAGTAAATGAATCCCAAAGCATTTACAGTTGTCCTATTTGCTCTTACTATTTTATTGAAGAAATGTTTTATAGAAGCCATGTTATTGTTAAACATAAAGTAATGAAGAACATGCAAATAGATAAATCATCATTTAATCCTATGTGCAAATTTTGTAATGTCAAATATGACGATATTTTATCATATAATGCCCATTTGCGTAAAAGCCATAAAATAGAAATGCTGAAATCATTCGACAGTGTTTTACAATCTTACAATGTTGGAGCAAGACAAtctaatagttataatttactcATACCTAAAGCTACTACAGTAGATATAAACTCTAAACACGGGCAGTTATCTGCCTCCGTAAACAATTCCGAGAAGCAAGATTCGTTGAAGCCTATTTACGATAACATTCGAGTTGcagtttcaaaaatattactttttaaatgttCCGAATGCGATATACACTTTGTGACTTCTGACGCggcatttaaacattttaaccaCTTAGAGTCCCAAAAAAATTGGGAATGTAAAAATTGTAACAGACTTTTCCAAGATAAAGATGCCAATGTCCATGAGAAACAACATAAATACTCCAACtattttaaaactgtaaaaatttatGCAGAAACTCAGCCTaggattttatataaatgtcTCATGTGTTCTGTCCATTTTAGCAGTAAAGGAAAAATATCTGAACATTGCAGTATTTGCGAATTAGAACACTCTCGATCAACAGAGTCATGGTATTGTAAaatttgtgatattttaattgaatccaGTACAAATCCAAGTCACAAAGAAGATCATACTGTAAATAATTTCACTCCtgctgattttaaaataatagatatacaGTCACCGATTTTAAAGAACATAAGCAAGAATCATAGCAAAAATTGTTGTGATGATCCATACAAACTAGTAAAACCGAGCATAGATTCTAAAAATCCAGggcgtaaaaatattaaaaataaacataataatgtcaaaatatcAAAAAGCCTTTCCGCAAAAACAAATCTAACTTACAACTATTGTAATGTATGTAAATGCAACATTTGTAGAGTTTATAAAACTGATGTCCATCTTAGATTACTTTGTGTTAACATTGTAAAATGTATATGTAAGTACTGTGGGTTAATGTTTTCCAATATATCAATAACTTCTCACAGAAGGTTGCATCATAACTATAAGGCATTAAAATTGCAAGACTTTACTTTCTATAACTTGCAAACGAATAAGCTAATGAAACCCCTCATACCAGAATTTCCAAAATGTGAGTTAtgtgaaaaacattttatttcaaaagttgaaATGAAAGGGCATCTTTgcgttataaattctaatatcaTATGTTCCatttgcaaattaaaattttccgaAACCGCTTATAAATTACATCTGCCATTTCATAgttataaactaaaaagtagaattAAACTATCTAATGAACTTATTGATAAAGACGAATCGCGTCATGATCTTAATAAAATGAATGGAAGTATTTTATCCTCGAAAGACATAATACCAGTTATTTATACATGTAAAAATTGTAATGTATCTATGAGCAAGTATGACGAGGTAATAGAACATTGCCATTTGCATACAAACCTCAATAAAGTGGAAGTAAATGCTGTTGAATGCTCAACATGCCAAATAAAATTCGTAGACTCTTCCTATAATAAGCATGaagaattacataaaaatttgaaaattttaaactttagacggatttattttgatGTGGTTTATTTCGGATCCGATAATAATAAatggttaaaacatattttcaaaTCCTTATgcaaatataaagtaaataaacttatttggGATTCAATTTACAAATATGAAACTAGAATAAAAATGGCAGTCATACAAGAAGGTCCATCTAATTTCATCATATACAAATGTGAAAAATGTCAGTGTATTATAGATTGTAATTCTACTTACAGCCATATAGCGACTTGCTGTCCAAGTTCTGAAATAAGCGATTGTACTTTTTGCGATTTATCTTTCTCTTGCAGTATGACTAGAAATAACCATGAAAAAATCCACGCAACATCTGATATTACCATGAATTCTTATAGAATAGTTGTGTTTAATAGGGAACAGGATCGTAATGTAAATTATAACATATCCAACTTTAAAAAATGCTATGTCGTATATCAATGTAGGTATTGCCATGTACTTGTAGAAAGTTACAATTACACCTACCATATATGTTTCCGTAATGATAGTACAAAATGTAACGTTTGTGGTTTATTACTTTTTGCGGAAAATATAAATGAACACATTTTAAAGCATAAACTGGTTCCGAGTTTTAAtgagaataaaattaaagtagttTTGCTCGGTAGCAAAATGAAAGAAAAcgcaattttacaaaaaaataatatattggaaCCTAGCTTTAATGGAATCGTTTGtgattatacattttataaatgcatTGATTGTGAGGTATGTGTAAGAGATGTGCGGAATACTGTTCAACATTCTTGTCTCATTGATGCTGCTAAATCTCAATGTATAAAATGTGACTTAATTTTTGATGAAGGGAAACTAAAAGGGCATCTTAAATTACATGACACCGACCCCGATTTCACAAGAGAAACAATACTGGTGAAACCTTTTACAAATCGCAAACCAAGTGAAAGTGTTTATAAACATAACGAGACATTCGCCTTTGGAATAGAGATAAATGGCAAGAGCAAAAATGAAAATACCAACCATATTAAAACAACAAGTGTACAAGCACGAGTGAACACCATAACAGCAAAGTTATATAAATGTTCGTGTGGTTTACATTATGTACAACAATCATCGCTTGAAGAACATATGAAAAAGTGCTCTGGCAAGAATAAAAGTGTTCAGAACTGTTCCAAATGTTGTCTCAGTTTCACGTcagatgttttatttaaacatttgcTGGAGCATCATGgcgataaaaatgttatatataaatatgaaatagttGATAATCTAAAAGTCGGCCatctaaaaatctaa
- the LOC120623405 gene encoding decapping and exoribonuclease protein-like, with product MLHVDKRDYGKPFPNFGKPKIIGFIGLENLKYACRVTDERVNFDLNLHLDKVKRKPADLDVKLTELLKFLIEHEARLKFPLENNLEAAKFFCYRGLLTCVACTPFENKEPWKIVAILYKGNIYLCARETEEKRQRKLRMSEKDKQFTSWGYKFEQYMLSERPDIEPNPNVPVDETEEFSLVLTTHLNHHKIVYGAEMDGIICDKSPVAPLPDTEGNPDNIVQYLSSNMFIELKTNRHIESSRQEINFKRYKTRKWWCQSFLVGIDTLLCGYRNDDGIVEELKVYNVKDLAKMSEMYWKPNVCFNFLDTFLTYVKRCLAKKIKHKFGQKALNNLQALPLTSLLFVWTPGSSVQVSDNYSHEDDPILLEWFIENFGKHLTDIL from the exons ATGCTACATGTAGATAAACGCGATTACGGTAAACCATTTCCAAACTTTGGAAAGCCAAAAATAATAGGATTTATTGGTTTAGAAAACCTGAAATATGCGTGTCGAGTAACTGATGAAAGAGTAAATTTCGATTTGAATTTACATCTAGATAAAGTAAAGCGTAAACCAGCAGACTTAGATGTTAAGTTGACAGAGTTACTAAAGTTTTTAATTGAGCATGAAGCTCGATTAAAATTTCCTTTAGAAAACAATTTGGAGGCGGCTAAGTTTTTCTGTTATCGTGGCTTGTTAACTTGTGTAGCGTGTACTCCATTTGAAAACAAGGAACCATGGAAAATTGTGGCAATATTGTACAAAGGCAATATATACTTATGTGCACGGGAAACTGAAGAAAAGAGGCAACGAAAGCTTCGTATGTCAGAGAAAGACAAGCAATTCACGTCATGGGGATATAAATTTGAACAATATATGCTGTCtg AAAGACCAGACATAGAGCCTAATCCAAATGTTCCAGTTGATGAAACTGAGGAGTTTTCTCTAGTATTAACTACACATCTAAATCACCATAAAATTGTCTACGGAGCAGAGATGGATGGCATTATATGTGACAAAAGTCCAGTTGCACCTTTACCTGACACTGAAGGAAATCCAGATAACATAGTACAATATTTATCTTCTAACATGTTTATAGAACTCAAAACAAATAGACACATTGAATCCTCTAGACAAGAGATaaattttaa GAGATATAAAACCAGGAAGTGGTGGTGTCAATCATTCCTTGTAGGAATAGACACATTACTTTGCGGATACAGAAATGATGATGGTATTGTTGAAGAATTGAAGGTTTATAATGTCAAAGATTTAGCCAAGATGTCAGAG ATGTACTGGAAGCCCAATGTTTGCTTCAACTTTTTAGACACATTTCTGACATATGTCAAACGGTGTttggcaaaaaaaattaaacataaattcgGACAAAAGGCATTAAACAATTTACAAGCATTACCACTAACAAGTTTACTTTTTGTATGGACTCCAGGTTCGTCAGTTCAGGTGTCAGACAACTACTCTCATGAAGATGATCCTATACTGCTGGAATGGTTCATAGAAAACTTTGGGAAACACTTGACAGACATTCTTTAG